Proteins from a single region of Lysinibacillus sp. JNUCC-52:
- the efeO gene encoding iron uptake system protein EfeO, with protein sequence MKHKSLLSVLVAGGILMAGCGNSEEVKKEEKPATEQAEQAVAVDLSTELSAYQQFALEQMDQFLLDTEKFVNLFKAGDIEGAKAAYAPARMYFERSEPIAESFGDLDPRIDGRLADIEEEGKGKEEWTGYHKLEYALWVENKTEGYEAVADQLLADAKELHALVQTVEVTPDLMITGAVDLLNEVSTSKITGEEEIYSHTDLYDFKANIEGAEKIFEILRSKLEAKDKDLVTTLDEKFKAVDDLLAQHATTDGGYISYEELTEENTKALAAAVNQLGEPLSQMGIILE encoded by the coding sequence ATGAAACATAAATCATTATTATCAGTATTAGTAGCAGGCGGCATTTTAATGGCGGGCTGTGGTAATTCAGAGGAAGTAAAAAAAGAAGAGAAACCAGCAACAGAACAAGCAGAACAAGCTGTAGCGGTAGATTTATCTACTGAACTATCAGCCTATCAACAATTTGCATTAGAGCAAATGGATCAATTTTTGCTAGATACTGAAAAGTTTGTGAATCTATTCAAAGCAGGGGATATTGAAGGCGCGAAAGCAGCGTATGCTCCAGCACGTATGTACTTTGAGCGATCTGAACCAATCGCAGAAAGCTTCGGTGATCTTGACCCTCGTATCGATGGTCGTTTAGCAGATATCGAAGAAGAGGGCAAAGGCAAAGAAGAATGGACAGGTTACCATAAGCTTGAGTATGCGCTTTGGGTAGAAAATAAAACAGAAGGCTATGAAGCGGTGGCAGACCAGCTACTTGCTGACGCGAAAGAATTACATGCACTCGTTCAAACAGTAGAAGTAACGCCAGATTTAATGATTACAGGTGCTGTTGATTTGTTGAACGAAGTATCTACTTCAAAAATTACTGGAGAAGAAGAAATTTATTCACATACGGACCTATATGATTTTAAAGCGAATATTGAAGGTGCAGAAAAAATCTTTGAAATTCTTCGTTCTAAATTAGAAGCTAAAGACAAAGATTTAGTCACTACGTTAGATGAAAAATTCAAAGCGGTAGACGATTTATTAGCTCAACATGCCACAACTGATGGTGGCTATATTTCTTACGAAGAATTAACAGAAGAAAATACAAAAGCACTTGCAGCTGCGGTGAACCAGTTAGGTGAACCACTAAGTCAAATGGGCATTATTTTGGAGTGA
- a CDS encoding MFS transporter has translation MEATRQKLWTKDFLIVSLINFTITLIFYLLMVTIAGYAVEKFDASTSTAGLVSSIFIIGTLFGRLGTGRIIGDWGSKKTLFVGLLLFMLSTMSYFIALNLPFLMLNRLVQGIALGIASTATGTIIAQILPPERRGEGIGYYSLSAILATAIGPFIGILLTQLFEDYRMIFAVDSVLAIICFMMYFIVKVPGAPKNMKAAGEKAGFKLSNFIEMRAVPIAFVALVIGFAYSGVMSFMTFYAKELNLVTAGSYFFIVYAIVILATRPFTGKLLDSRGANIIIYPCLVLFAIGMYAFSSATSTGVFLIAAAFIGIGYGNFNSVAQAIAIKVTPNERLGLATSTYFILYDLGLGIGPYFLGFFVPTMGYSAIFLAMVAVIIISIVLYYFLYGKDEKIKQVNI, from the coding sequence GTGGAAGCAACTAGACAGAAACTATGGACAAAAGACTTTTTAATCGTTTCACTTATTAATTTTACGATTACGTTAATTTTTTATTTATTGATGGTAACAATAGCTGGCTATGCGGTGGAGAAATTTGACGCATCAACAAGTACAGCAGGGCTTGTGTCGAGTATTTTTATTATCGGGACGCTTTTTGGACGTCTTGGCACAGGTCGAATTATCGGGGATTGGGGCAGTAAAAAAACATTATTTGTTGGATTATTATTATTTATGTTATCTACGATGTCTTATTTTATCGCCTTAAATTTACCATTCCTTATGCTGAATCGTTTAGTACAGGGGATAGCGCTAGGTATAGCAAGTACAGCAACAGGTACAATTATTGCACAAATTTTACCACCAGAACGACGTGGTGAAGGGATAGGCTATTACAGCTTAAGTGCTATTTTAGCAACGGCAATTGGTCCATTTATCGGCATATTATTAACACAGTTATTTGAAGATTATCGAATGATTTTTGCGGTAGATTCAGTATTAGCAATTATTTGCTTTATGATGTATTTTATTGTGAAAGTGCCAGGTGCACCAAAAAATATGAAAGCAGCTGGGGAGAAAGCAGGCTTTAAGCTATCTAACTTTATCGAAATGCGTGCAGTACCGATTGCTTTTGTAGCGCTTGTAATCGGCTTTGCGTATTCAGGTGTTATGTCGTTTATGACGTTCTACGCAAAAGAGCTCAATTTAGTAACAGCAGGTAGTTATTTCTTTATCGTTTATGCCATCGTAATTTTAGCTACTCGACCATTTACTGGAAAATTACTTGACTCAAGAGGAGCCAATATTATTATTTATCCTTGTCTTGTGTTATTTGCAATCGGTATGTATGCATTTAGCTCAGCAACAAGCACTGGTGTATTTTTAATAGCTGCAGCTTTTATTGGAATTGGTTATGGTAATTTCAACTCAGTCGCACAAGCAATAGCTATTAAGGTTACACCAAATGAACGTTTAGGACTTGCAACTTCGACGTATTTCATTTTATATGATTTAGGATTAGGTATAGGGCCTTATTTCTTAGGATTTTTTGTACCGACGATGGGGTATAGTGCCATTTTCTTAGCGATGGTAGCAGTTATTATTATTTCAATTGTGCTTTATTATTTCTTATATGGAAAAGATGAAAAGATAAAACAAGTCAATATTTAG
- a CDS encoding MarR family winged helix-turn-helix transcriptional regulator, translated as MTIEQQFFNEFRLMYRPFTNQLNKQLEQYQLYSSQWAVLRFLVDKGPHSLVEIANFMSIEKPSVTRLVQKLVDLGYVETVAGKDKRAKVVQLTPNGQKIVDEIQEHIKPFLENALAGVSKQDIEIASRVLASISKNIHQ; from the coding sequence TTGACGATTGAACAGCAATTTTTTAATGAATTTCGTTTAATGTACCGACCGTTTACGAATCAACTCAACAAGCAGTTGGAACAATATCAATTATATAGCTCTCAGTGGGCCGTTTTACGTTTCTTAGTCGATAAAGGTCCGCATTCACTAGTTGAAATTGCGAACTTTATGTCTATTGAAAAGCCAAGTGTAACAAGGCTTGTACAAAAGCTAGTAGACCTAGGTTATGTGGAGACGGTAGCTGGAAAAGATAAGCGAGCAAAAGTTGTACAATTAACGCCAAATGGTCAAAAAATCGTGGACGAAATCCAAGAGCATATAAAACCATTTTTAGAAAACGCATTAGCTGGTGTATCGAAACAAGATATTGAAATTGCTTCTCGAGTTTTAGCAAGCATAAGTAAAAACATTCATCAGTAG
- a CDS encoding FecCD family ABC transporter permease, whose amino-acid sequence MLKAAQKKQRIWLLIWLVLTLFIFVMGISLGAASVSINRILPILFGDGTFKESFVLFSVRLPRIFILALAGMALALAGAVLQGVTRNDLADPGIIGINAGAGVGITIFYLFVHGDLPNFAYILPVVGFFSAILTALSIYFFSYKRSQGVQPVKLILIGVGVASALSGVMMLLISSAERSDVQFIAQWLAGSVWGTDWPFVWALLPWLVICIPFIFYKANVLNVLAMTEQTAIGLGVNIAKERLQLLMVAVALAAAAVSVTGGIAFIGLMAPHIAKQLVGPRYQFFLPITLFIGACLLMLADTIGRVAISTATVPAGIVVACIGAPYFLYLLRKND is encoded by the coding sequence TTGCTTAAAGCTGCACAAAAAAAACAACGAATTTGGCTACTTATTTGGCTAGTGCTAACATTATTTATTTTTGTAATGGGCATTTCACTTGGCGCAGCTTCGGTGTCTATTAATCGTATTCTTCCTATATTGTTTGGTGATGGTACTTTTAAAGAATCCTTTGTGTTGTTTTCAGTTCGCCTGCCAAGGATATTTATACTCGCACTAGCAGGCATGGCTTTAGCATTAGCAGGAGCTGTTTTACAGGGGGTCACACGTAATGATTTAGCAGACCCTGGTATTATTGGTATCAATGCTGGTGCAGGGGTGGGAATCACTATTTTTTATTTATTTGTCCATGGTGATTTACCAAATTTTGCGTACATATTGCCAGTAGTAGGATTTTTCAGTGCGATCTTAACGGCCCTTAGTATTTACTTTTTTTCATATAAGCGTAGTCAAGGTGTTCAACCTGTAAAGCTAATTTTAATCGGGGTAGGTGTGGCATCTGCATTATCAGGTGTAATGATGTTGTTAATTTCCTCGGCTGAGCGCTCAGATGTACAGTTTATCGCACAATGGCTTGCTGGAAGTGTATGGGGAACGGATTGGCCATTTGTATGGGCATTACTACCATGGCTAGTCATATGTATACCATTCATTTTTTATAAAGCAAATGTTTTAAATGTACTAGCAATGACAGAGCAAACAGCAATTGGGTTGGGTGTAAATATTGCTAAAGAGCGACTACAATTATTAATGGTGGCAGTTGCCCTTGCAGCAGCTGCCGTATCGGTAACAGGGGGCATTGCGTTTATCGGCTTAATGGCACCACATATTGCCAAGCAGCTTGTTGGCCCCCGCTATCAATTCTTTTTACCCATAACATTATTTATAGGTGCTTGTTTATTAATGCTAGCAGATACAATAGGACGTGTGGCTATTTCAACTGCCACTGTGCCTGCAGGCATCGTTGTCGCATGTATCGGTGCACCTTATTTTTTATATTTATTAAGAAAAAACGACTGA
- a CDS encoding FecCD family ABC transporter permease has protein sequence MTKFRHFPFWLQLLLSLLVLAVTVTISLCIGAANTSIQDVYQAIVGQDGGKHYAILREIRFPRIIAAIFVGSALAVAGAIMQGVTRNALADPGLLGLTAGANAALALTMAVIPNSSYYVLIFACFIGAGIGMIIVYSIGASTKGGFSPLKLVLAGAAVSALLQAVADGTGILFKIAKDVSMWTSGGLIGTTWQALIIVPVIVIGLGIAFIFSRQLTILSLNEEVAVGLGQKTAVIKGIMMFVVVILAGAAVALVGNLAFIGLMVPHIVRALVGTDYRFVLPMCALVGGWLMVAADFVARMVNAPYETPVVAVISIIGLPFFLLLVRKGGRQFA, from the coding sequence ATGACAAAGTTTCGACATTTTCCGTTTTGGCTTCAGCTGTTACTATCACTGCTCGTTTTAGCAGTGACAGTAACCATCTCGCTATGTATTGGCGCTGCGAATACGAGTATTCAAGATGTTTATCAAGCGATTGTTGGACAAGATGGGGGCAAGCATTACGCTATTTTACGTGAGATTCGATTTCCGCGTATTATTGCTGCTATTTTTGTTGGTAGTGCACTCGCAGTTGCTGGAGCTATTATGCAGGGCGTCACAAGAAATGCTTTAGCAGATCCAGGGCTTCTTGGTCTTACAGCAGGAGCAAATGCTGCTTTAGCCTTAACGATGGCGGTTATTCCAAATTCCTCGTATTATGTACTAATTTTCGCATGCTTTATTGGTGCGGGTATAGGGATGATTATTGTATATAGTATTGGTGCATCTACAAAGGGTGGCTTTTCTCCACTAAAGCTAGTTTTAGCTGGTGCTGCAGTTTCGGCTCTTTTACAAGCAGTTGCTGATGGAACGGGGATATTATTTAAAATTGCAAAAGATGTATCGATGTGGACAAGTGGTGGTTTAATCGGCACTACGTGGCAAGCTTTAATCATTGTACCTGTAATTGTAATAGGTTTAGGGATTGCGTTTATATTTAGCAGACAGCTAACGATTTTAAGTTTAAATGAAGAGGTAGCTGTCGGCTTAGGTCAGAAAACAGCAGTGATTAAAGGGATTATGATGTTCGTAGTGGTTATTCTTGCGGGGGCCGCTGTAGCGCTTGTAGGGAATCTAGCGTTTATTGGCTTAATGGTGCCACATATTGTCCGTGCTTTAGTTGGTACAGATTATCGTTTTGTTTTACCGATGTGTGCTCTTGTAGGTGGTTGGTTAATGGTTGCTGCAGATTTTGTAGCCCGCATGGTGAATGCACCGTATGAAACGCCTGTAGTAGCCGTTATTTCAATTATTGGCCTTCCATTCTTCTTACTACTTGTACGTAAGGGAGGTCGTCAGTTTGCTTAA
- a CDS encoding iron-hydroxamate ABC transporter substrate-binding protein, translating into MKKWLLPMFMIVVLVLAACGNKEDNAKKEDEGANESSSAETITYQSETGPIEVPANPKRVVVLSSFVGHLLQLGVNVVGIDSWAADNPNFKDAIKDAVVVENTDIEKIIELDPDLIIGLNGIENADKLAEIAPTVLFTYGKVDYLQQFIEIGKVVNKEEEATKWVADFKERAADLGTKIKAKIGEDATVTVAEMFNKQMYVYGDNWGRGTEILYQEMGLNMAEKVKEDALKPGYFAISTEVLNEYAGDYVIFSTFNGDNTSIENAGWYKDLEAVKNGHLFEVNGNAFYFNDPITLEYQLEFFKEKFLQ; encoded by the coding sequence ATGAAAAAGTGGCTTTTACCAATGTTTATGATTGTCGTGCTTGTACTTGCAGCGTGCGGCAACAAAGAAGACAATGCAAAGAAAGAAGATGAAGGCGCAAATGAGTCATCATCAGCGGAAACAATTACTTATCAATCCGAAACAGGTCCTATTGAAGTACCAGCGAATCCTAAACGTGTAGTCGTATTATCATCATTTGTTGGGCATTTATTGCAACTTGGTGTAAATGTTGTAGGGATTGATTCGTGGGCGGCAGATAATCCGAACTTTAAAGATGCAATTAAAGATGCAGTAGTCGTTGAAAATACGGATATTGAAAAAATTATTGAGCTTGATCCAGATTTAATCATTGGTTTAAATGGGATTGAAAATGCCGATAAACTAGCAGAAATTGCACCTACTGTACTATTCACTTATGGTAAAGTCGATTATTTACAGCAATTTATTGAAATTGGTAAAGTCGTAAACAAAGAAGAAGAAGCAACAAAATGGGTAGCAGATTTTAAAGAACGCGCTGCTGATTTAGGTACAAAAATCAAAGCGAAAATCGGTGAAGATGCAACAGTTACGGTTGCGGAAATGTTTAATAAACAAATGTATGTGTATGGCGATAATTGGGGACGTGGCACAGAAATTTTATATCAAGAAATGGGCTTGAATATGGCTGAAAAAGTGAAAGAAGATGCTTTAAAACCAGGTTATTTTGCTATTTCTACTGAAGTTTTAAATGAATACGCTGGCGACTATGTAATCTTTAGTACGTTTAATGGCGATAATACTTCTATTGAAAATGCTGGATGGTATAAAGATTTAGAAGCAGTAAAAAACGGTCATTTATTTGAAGTGAATGGTAACGCATTTTACTTTAATGATCCTATTACTTTAGAATATCAACTAGAATTCTTTAAAGAGAAGTTTTTACAATAA
- a CDS encoding ABC transporter ATP-binding protein, with product MRLQIESIRVGYENKTIVHDLSLQIPDGKITTIIGSNGCGKSTLLKAITRILKHDSGSVILDGQNISKMHTKDLAKELAILPQSPESAHGLTVEELVSYGRFPYQKGFGNLSQKDKDVIDWSLKVTKTDAFRQQAVDALSGGQRQRVWIAMALAQETDIIFLDEPTTYLDMAHQLEVLELLSKLNEEEGRTIVMVLHDLNQAARFSDYIVALSQGELVKFGTAEEVIVPEVLQKVFHIDAVIGKDPRTDKPMCITYNLLQTT from the coding sequence TTGCGTTTACAAATTGAATCGATCCGTGTTGGCTATGAGAACAAAACCATAGTGCATGACTTATCATTACAAATTCCAGATGGGAAAATAACGACAATTATTGGATCTAATGGCTGTGGTAAATCTACACTTTTAAAAGCAATTACGAGAATTTTAAAGCATGACAGTGGTAGCGTCATATTAGATGGTCAAAATATTTCCAAAATGCATACGAAAGATTTGGCGAAAGAGCTAGCTATTTTGCCACAAAGTCCTGAAAGTGCTCACGGTTTAACGGTAGAGGAGCTTGTGTCCTACGGTCGATTTCCATATCAAAAGGGGTTTGGCAATTTATCGCAAAAAGATAAAGATGTCATTGATTGGTCCCTAAAGGTTACAAAAACAGATGCTTTTCGTCAGCAGGCAGTAGATGCTTTGTCTGGTGGACAACGCCAGCGTGTATGGATTGCAATGGCATTAGCACAAGAAACGGATATTATTTTTTTAGACGAGCCAACAACTTATTTAGATATGGCACATCAATTAGAAGTTTTAGAATTGTTAAGCAAGCTAAATGAAGAGGAAGGTCGCACAATTGTCATGGTGCTCCATGATTTAAATCAAGCAGCGCGTTTTTCTGATTATATTGTAGCGCTTTCACAAGGAGAGCTCGTGAAATTCGGTACTGCGGAAGAAGTTATTGTACCTGAAGTATTACAAAAAGTATTTCATATCGATGCAGTTATTGGAAAAGATCCACGAACAGACAAACCGATGTGCATTACATATAACTTATTACAAACAACTTAA
- a CDS encoding NAD(P)/FAD-dependent oxidoreductase yields MQDLYDVTIIGGGPAGLYSAFYSGLRGLKTKLIESQEQLGGKVLLYPEKLIWDIGGHPPILGGQFVKQLIAQAKTFDPTIITATKVDFIERLGEMFVLHTAQGEKHYSKTILLAVGGGIINPQKLTLEGAEKYEMSNLHYTVQSYKRFVDKDIIISGGGNAAIDWAVELSPIAKNVTVVYRKDTLSAHEATIQEALDAGVQIECNTTITKLTANTDKTAIEFVTCENSQTKQSYTRQVDEVIVSHGYNREASLTFDEAISLPKKDDYYFEGKATGETAQPGIFAAGDILSFEGKIHLLLGTFQDAANAVNSIKTYLEPTANRHAVVSSHNEIFKEKNRSIIENSLVR; encoded by the coding sequence GTGCAAGATTTATATGATGTAACGATTATAGGTGGTGGGCCTGCGGGCTTATATAGTGCTTTTTACAGTGGGTTAAGAGGCCTAAAAACTAAATTAATAGAGAGCCAAGAACAGTTAGGTGGAAAGGTGTTACTTTATCCAGAAAAGTTAATTTGGGATATTGGTGGTCACCCTCCTATTTTAGGTGGGCAGTTTGTCAAACAATTAATTGCACAAGCCAAAACATTCGATCCAACTATCATAACGGCTACAAAGGTTGACTTTATTGAACGTCTTGGTGAAATGTTTGTTTTACATACAGCACAAGGGGAAAAACATTATTCAAAAACAATTCTATTAGCAGTCGGTGGGGGCATTATTAACCCTCAAAAACTGACACTAGAAGGTGCTGAAAAATACGAAATGTCTAATTTGCACTATACCGTCCAGTCATATAAACGTTTTGTCGATAAAGACATCATTATTTCTGGCGGCGGTAATGCTGCCATTGACTGGGCCGTGGAGCTTAGCCCTATCGCTAAAAACGTAACTGTTGTATATCGTAAGGACACGCTCTCCGCACATGAAGCGACAATACAAGAAGCGCTAGATGCTGGCGTTCAAATTGAATGTAACACGACAATTACAAAGCTAACTGCAAATACAGATAAAACAGCCATTGAATTTGTCACTTGCGAAAATTCTCAAACAAAGCAGAGCTACACACGTCAAGTGGATGAAGTCATTGTAAGTCATGGCTATAACCGTGAAGCATCTCTTACATTTGACGAGGCAATCTCACTTCCTAAAAAGGACGACTATTATTTTGAAGGAAAAGCAACAGGTGAAACAGCCCAACCAGGTATTTTCGCAGCAGGAGATATTTTATCATTCGAAGGGAAAATTCATCTTCTACTAGGCACATTCCAAGACGCTGCTAATGCTGTCAATTCTATTAAAACGTATTTAGAACCGACCGCTAATCGTCATGCAGTCGTATCTTCACATAATGAAATCTTTAAAGAAAAAAATCGCTCTATTATCGAAAACAGCTTGGTTAGATAA
- a CDS encoding YdeI/OmpD-associated family protein — MTTIKPNPKVDEFLSKAKTWKAEYEVLRTIALDSGLTEEFKWMHPCYTLDNKNVFLIHGFKEYCALLFHKGALLKDPKGILIQQTENVQAARQIRFTNVHEIIEMESDLKAYIEQAIEVEKAGLAVAFKKKEDFEIPEELQTKFNELPALKIAFEALTPGRQRAYIYYFSQAKQAKTRLSRIEKYTQQILDGKGMND; from the coding sequence ATGACAACAATTAAACCAAATCCGAAAGTGGATGAATTTTTAAGTAAAGCGAAGACATGGAAAGCAGAATATGAAGTATTAAGAACTATTGCACTTGATAGTGGATTGACAGAAGAATTTAAATGGATGCACCCTTGTTATACATTGGACAACAAGAACGTTTTCTTAATACATGGTTTTAAAGAATATTGTGCATTGTTATTCCATAAAGGTGCGTTGTTAAAGGATCCAAAAGGGATTCTTATTCAACAAACGGAAAATGTACAAGCGGCACGCCAAATTCGCTTTACAAATGTGCATGAAATCATTGAAATGGAAAGCGACTTAAAAGCCTATATTGAACAAGCAATAGAAGTTGAAAAGGCAGGCTTAGCTGTGGCATTTAAAAAGAAGGAAGATTTTGAAATTCCAGAAGAACTGCAAACGAAATTCAATGAACTACCTGCTTTAAAAATAGCTTTTGAAGCATTAACGCCTGGACGACAAAGAGCGTATATTTATTATTTTTCACAGGCGAAGCAAGCCAAAACACGTCTGTCTAGGATTGAAAAATATACGCAACAAATTCTTGATGGTAAGGGAATGAATGATTAG
- a CDS encoding class I SAM-dependent methyltransferase, translating into MALTKELLRAENISNTSQILDVGCGTGQTAAYLASTYKAFVTGIDFNSIMVAKAQNRMKKHHLPVNIIEASIEQIPLRDKQFDLIISESVLSFVNKSKALDEIYRLLKYGGRFIAIEFTMNQMLDKKSMDEIEQFYGFDTLLLKKDWVALFNDAGFQTIRIRKNQQSLSSSPEFQHSQNIERELYDVMNQHIEMNLKYDGILDYRIYSCTK; encoded by the coding sequence ATGGCACTGACGAAGGAACTATTAAGAGCTGAAAACATAAGCAATACTTCTCAAATATTAGATGTAGGCTGTGGTACAGGCCAAACCGCTGCCTATTTAGCCTCCACATATAAAGCTTTTGTTACTGGCATAGATTTCAATTCAATCATGGTAGCTAAAGCTCAAAACAGAATGAAGAAACATCACCTACCAGTCAACATTATAGAAGCCTCAATCGAACAAATTCCTTTACGTGATAAGCAATTTGATTTGATTATTTCTGAATCTGTACTTTCCTTTGTCAACAAGTCTAAAGCGCTCGATGAAATTTATCGATTATTGAAATACGGCGGTCGGTTCATTGCAATAGAATTTACTATGAATCAAATGTTAGATAAAAAGAGTATGGATGAAATTGAACAATTTTACGGTTTCGACACATTATTATTAAAAAAAGATTGGGTTGCTCTTTTTAACGATGCTGGATTTCAAACAATTCGTATACGTAAAAATCAACAATCGCTTTCTTCCTCTCCTGAGTTTCAGCACTCACAAAATATCGAACGTGAACTTTATGATGTGATGAATCAACACATTGAAATGAATTTAAAATATGATGGCATATTAGATTATCGTATTTACAGTTGTACGAAATAG
- a CDS encoding NUDIX hydrolase: MFLDKLKHHLQQNQPLFIGEDTAFRSAVLIPLVQVNGEWHILFEVRSLTMRKQPGDISFPGGRIDASDASPLAAALRETYEELGIDPKTVQVIGQLSPYISSSSFVTYPFVAIVDFNEIIHSYNKDEVEEVFTVPVNWLLQHEPYMHLVSIEPVPSLDFPFDKIFNGAQYNWRTRAMEEWFYDYEQYTIWGLTARILKHFIAMMK; encoded by the coding sequence ATGTTTCTAGATAAATTGAAGCATCATTTACAGCAAAATCAGCCATTATTTATAGGAGAGGACACAGCGTTTCGTTCAGCGGTATTAATCCCATTAGTTCAAGTGAATGGTGAATGGCATATTCTTTTTGAAGTGCGTTCATTGACAATGAGAAAACAGCCTGGCGATATTAGTTTTCCAGGTGGTCGAATTGACGCCTCCGATGCATCACCATTAGCAGCCGCGTTACGAGAAACATACGAAGAGTTAGGCATTGATCCGAAAACGGTTCAAGTTATAGGACAATTAAGTCCCTATATTTCATCTTCCTCATTTGTTACATATCCATTTGTGGCCATTGTAGATTTCAATGAAATCATTCATTCCTATAACAAAGATGAAGTCGAAGAAGTATTTACAGTACCAGTTAATTGGTTATTGCAACATGAACCTTATATGCATTTAGTATCTATTGAACCAGTACCTTCCTTAGACTTCCCTTTTGACAAAATTTTCAATGGAGCACAGTACAACTGGAGAACGCGAGCTATGGAAGAATGGTTTTATGATTATGAACAATATACCATTTGGGGTTTAACTGCTAGAATTTTAAAACATTTTATCGCAATGATGAAATAA
- a CDS encoding quinone oxidoreductase family protein encodes MKALVFETFGGPEVLQYKEIADPIITTNEVLVRTKAIGLNFADIYRRKGNYHLAGQPPFILGYEGAGVVEKVGANIHNIQVGDRIAFADVPFANAEFVAVPLDKVILLPNEISFETAAAVLLQGLTAQYLVTDSYAIQQGDTVLIHAAAGGVGQNLIQMAKLKGAKVIGLTSSKEKAKVAYAIGADQVFLYEEPWVQKVKEITNGLGAHVVYESVGSTLLDSLEATKIGGTVVFFGMSGGDPVAVDPRLLMDTSKTLTGGDLWNVLTSFEERKIRSQQLFEWITEGHIKIAKPTIFALQDGAQAHVLLESRKSIGKILLQP; translated from the coding sequence ATGAAAGCATTAGTTTTTGAAACATTTGGCGGTCCAGAAGTATTACAATATAAGGAAATAGCGGATCCAATCATTACAACTAACGAAGTTCTCGTACGAACGAAAGCGATTGGATTAAATTTTGCTGATATTTATCGACGTAAAGGCAATTACCATTTAGCAGGTCAGCCTCCATTTATTTTAGGATATGAAGGTGCGGGTGTTGTTGAAAAGGTAGGCGCAAATATTCACAATATCCAAGTAGGTGATCGTATAGCATTTGCAGATGTTCCATTTGCGAATGCAGAGTTCGTGGCAGTACCACTAGATAAAGTAATTTTATTACCAAATGAAATTTCTTTTGAAACGGCGGCTGCGGTTTTATTACAAGGCTTAACTGCGCAATATTTAGTGACAGATAGCTATGCCATTCAACAAGGAGATACAGTCCTAATTCATGCAGCGGCAGGTGGCGTTGGTCAAAACTTAATACAAATGGCTAAGTTAAAAGGTGCTAAAGTAATCGGTCTTACATCTTCAAAAGAAAAAGCAAAAGTAGCATATGCCATCGGTGCAGACCAGGTCTTTTTATATGAAGAACCGTGGGTACAAAAAGTGAAGGAAATTACTAATGGTCTAGGAGCTCATGTTGTATACGAATCGGTAGGCTCTACACTGCTAGATAGTTTAGAGGCAACTAAAATCGGCGGAACCGTCGTATTTTTTGGTATGTCGGGAGGAGATCCTGTGGCGGTAGATCCTCGTCTGCTAATGGATACATCGAAAACATTAACTGGGGGAGACCTTTGGAATGTTTTAACTTCCTTTGAGGAAAGAAAAATACGGTCACAACAACTATTTGAATGGATTACAGAGGGCCATATAAAAATTGCTAAGCCGACCATTTTTGCCCTTCAAGACGGTGCACAGGCACATGTTTTACTGGAAAGTCGTAAAAGTATTGGGAAAATTTTATTACAGCCTTAA